The genomic segment CATCATCGGCGATCGAGTAACGGAGTCAGTCTTTTTACATACCGATATACCGATTGTCGAAGCTGGAAAAAAACTAGGGACAGACGAACTAAGACGCCTGAAACGGTTTTTGATTAAGGAAATCGATATTGAGGAACGACCAGAAGGTCTAGTCGAAGAAAGTCAACAAGAGATGGTTCGTCTTCAAGAAGTGAGCGAAAATCCGTTCGAAGAACTTGTTAGTTCCTATAATCAAGTTTTCACCTCATGGGAGCAAGGTTTCACCCCGAATACATATGAAGCGTTGAAATGGGTTAAAAACTCGATGCCCGATACAGTTCGTCGGGAAGATATTTTACCGTTCTTCCTTGAACGGGGAACGGAAGCATATACAGTTCGCCATGCGATTTATCGAGGGGCACTTGCTCAGTTGTTAGCGGAAGCAGTCAGAAAAGAACGAAAGATGATTCAAGACTTATGGACAGCCTCTTACTTTGCAGACTATGGACTTGCACGTATCATGGAGTGGCGACATACAAAACGATATGAAGCGATGCAACAAGAGATTTTCCATCGGCATCCGGCGATGGCTTATCAAGCCTTACAAAACGATACGGTCATTTCAGATACGGTCAAACGTTTAATCGTCCAACACCATGAACGTCTAGACGGATCCGGTTATCCATTAAAAGCTACGGGTGATAAAATCATGGATCATACACGTCTTTTCATCGTAGCAGATGTTTTTGCGGCAATGACAAGCTGGCGTCCATATCGAGAGGCTTACACGGCATACGATGCATACGTTCACTTAAAGACGCGGCCGATGCAGTACGATTCGAAGTACGTTACATTACTCGGACAACTCTTATTGCCGATTGGAATCGGAGATCGTGTTTTGATGAGTAACGGAAAAATTGCGACTGTCGTGCGGAAAAATATCATCTTTGATCGTCCTGTCATCGTCTATGATGAGCATAATCAGCAAGTCTTGAAAGACTTAATGGAAGACCGGCAGTTGAACATCATGAAGCTAATGGATTGAGTAAGAACTAGTACTATAGAAGAAACAAGCCATTTAGTTTCAAAATAAGTGATCAATTGAACTAAGATATCGTTTTGTTCGAGTCGTATTTTAAACATGTTGCATAGCTTTGAGAATTTTTTAGAGTAGCACCTGATTGTTTCGACTCGAACAAAATAGTATATCTAAACCCACTCATACCCACTCATACCAACGATAAATGAGTTTTTATTCAAATGGCATCAAATCATTACAAAAGAAATTAAATTTCTTTTGTAAAAAATCTTGCACAATAATAAATCGCATGGTATATTATTTCATGTCCTAAAGAGGACGCACGCTTGAAACGAACGAAAAAAACTTCTTTTAAAAAGTTGTTGACTTATCGTTCCAGACTTGGTATTCTAATTGAGTCGCCAAAACAGGCGCGGACGAACTTTGAAAACTGAACGATGAGGCAAAAACGTATCTTCGGATACAAACAATGAATGAAGCGCAAGCTTCGTCAACGTGACTTTTAGTCACAACAACGAGCAAGTCAAACACTTTATGGAGAGTTTGATCCTGGCTCAGGACGAACGCTGGCGGCGTGCCTAATACATGCAAGTCGAGCGCAGGAAGTTCGCGGAACTCTTCGGAGGGAAGTAAGTGGAATGAGCGGCGGACGGGTGAGTAACACGTAAGGAACCTGCCTCAAGGATTGGGATAACTCCGAGAAATCGGAGCTAATACCGGATAGTTCTTCGGACCGCATGGTCCGATGATGAAAGGCGCTTCGGCGTCACCTTGAGATGGCCTTGCGGTGCATTAGCTAGTTGGTGGGGTAATGGCCTACCAAGGCGACGATGCATAGCCGACCTGAGAGGGTGATCGGCCACACTGGGACTGAGACACGGCCCAGACTCCTACGGGAGGCAGCAGTAGGGAATCTTCCACAATGGACGAAAGTCTGATGGAGCAACGCCGCGTGAGTGATGAAGGTTTTCGGATCGTAAAACTCTGTTGTAAGGGAAGAACAGATACGAGAGGTAATGCTCGTATCCTGACGGTACCTTGCGAGAAAGCCACGGCTAACTACGTGCCAGCAGCCGCGGTAATACGTAGGTGGCAAGCGTTGTCCGGAATTATTGGGCGTAAAGCGCGCGCAGGCGGCCTTTTAAGTCTGATGTGAAAGCCCCCGGCTCAACCGGGGAGGGTCATTGGAAACTGGAAGGCTTGAGTACAGAAGAGAAGAGTGGAATTCCATGTGTAGCGGTGAAATGCGTAGAGATGTGGAGGAACACCAGTGGCGAAGGCGACTCTTTGGTCTGTAACTGACGCTGAGGCGCGAAAGCGTGGGGAGCAAACAGGATTAGATACCCTGGTAGTCCACGCCGTAAACGATGAGTGCTAGGTGTTGGGGGGTTTCCGCCCCTCAGTGCTGAAGCTAACGCATTAAGCACTCCGCCTGGGGAGTACGGCCGCAAGGCTGAAACTCAAAGGAATTGACGGGGACCCGCACAAGCGGTGGAGCATGTGGTTTAATTCGAAGCAACGCGAAGAACCTTACCAACTCTTGACATCCCCTTGACCGCTTGAGAGATCAAGTTTTCCCTTCGGGGACAAGGGTGACAGGTGGTGCATGGTTGTCGTCAGCTCGTGTCGTGAGATGTTGGGTTAAGTCCCGCAACGAGCGCAACCCCTATCCTTAGTTGCCAGCATTTAGTTGGGCACTCTAGGGAGACTGCCGGTGACAAACCGGAGGAAGGTGGGGATGACGTCAAATCATCATGCCCCTTATGAGTTGGGCTACACACGTGCTACAATGGACGGTACAAAGGGCAGCGAGACCGCGAGGTGGAGCCAATCCCAGAAAGCCGTTCCCAGTTCGGATTGCAGGCTGCAACTCGCCTGCATGAAGTCGGAATCGCTAGTAATCGCAGGTCAGCATACTGCGGTGAATACGTTCCCGGGTCTTGTACACACCGCCCGTCACACCACGAGAGTTTGCAACACCCGAAGCCGGTGAGGTAACCGCAAGGAGCCAGCCGTCGAAGGTGGGGTAGATGATTGGGGTGAAGTCGTAACAAGGTAGCCGTATCGGAAGGTGCGGCTGGATCACCTCCTTTCTAAGGAAAACGTCCCGTAAGGGACATGCCCATCGTTCAGTTTTGAGAGCTCGTCTCTCAGTCTCGTAAGAGACACTCGCACCTTGAAAACTGAAGACATCAACAAGACATCAAATTTTTTATAACCATGTCATTAGACGTGTGTTCTTAGAATACCAAAATGCTAGATCAAGGTATGAAGGGCGTACGGTGGATGCCTTGGCACTAGGAGCCGATGAAGGACGCGACGAACAGCGATATGCTTCGGGGAGCAGTAAGTATGCTTTGATCCGAGGATTTCCGAATGGGGGAACCCACCATCCGTAATGGGATGGGACATGTTACATGAATACATAGTGTAGCGTGAGGCAGACCCGGGGAACTGAAACATCTAAGTACCCGGAGGAAGAGAAAGCAAATGCGATTCCCTGAGTAGCGGCGAGCGAAACGGGAACAGCCCAAACCGGAGAGCATGCTCTCCGGGGTTGTAGGACACTCTATACGGAGTCAAAAAGGAAGACAGTAGGTGAATGACCTGGAAAGGTCGGCCGAAGAAGGTGACAGCCCTGTAGCTGAAACTGTTTTCCCTCCAGAGTGGATCCTGAGTACGGCGGGACACGTGAAACCCCGTCGGAATCCGGGAGGACCATCTCCCAAGGCTAAATACTCCCTAGTGACCGATAGTGAACCAGTACCGTGAGGGAAAGGTGAAAAGCACCCCGGAAGGGGAGTGAAATAGATCCTGAAACCGTATGCCTACAAGTAGTCAGAGCCCGTTAATGGGTGATGGCGTGCCTTTTGTAGAATGAACCGGCGAGTTACGATAGCGCGCGAGGTTAAGCTGATGAGGCGGAGCCGTAGCGAAAGCGAGTCTGAATAGGGCGCCATAGTGCGTTGTCGTAGACCCGAAACCAGGTGATCTACCCATGTCCAGGATGAAGGTCAGGTAACACTGACTGGAGGTCCGAACCCACGCACGTTGAAAAGTGCGGGGATGAGGTGTGGGTAGCGGTGAAATGCCAATCGAACCTGGAGATAGCTGGTTCTCCCCGAAATAGCTTTAGGGCTAGCCTCGAGGTTGAGAGTTCCGGAGGTAGAGCACTGATTGGACTAGGGGCCCCCACAGGGTTACCGAATTCAGTTAAACTCCGAATGCCGGCAACTTATACTCGGGAGTCAGACTGCGAGTGATAAGATCCGTAGTCAAGAGGGAAACAGCCCAGACCGCCAGCTAAGGTCCCAAAGTGTATGTTAAGTGGAAAAGGATGTGGCGCTGCCTAGACAGCTAGGATGTTGGCTTAGAAGCAGCCACCATTCAAAGAGTGCGTAATAGCTCACTAGTCGAGTGGCGCCGCGCCGAAAATGTAACGGGGCTAAACATACCACCGAAGCTGCGGATTCCGTAAGGAATGGTAGGGGAGCGTTCCAAACCGCTGTGAAGCTGTACCGTAAGGAGCAGTGGAGCGTTTGGAAGTGAGAATGCCGGTGTGAGTAGCGAAAAGAGGGGTGAGAATCCCCTCCGTCGAAAGCCCAAGGTTTCCTGAGGAAGGCTCGTCCGCTCAGGGTTAGTCTGGACCTAAGCCGAGGCCGAAAGGCGTAGGCGATGGATAACAGGTTGATATTCCTGTACCACCGATCCACCGTTTGAACAATGGGGGGACGCAGGAGGATAGTGACGCATGCGGATGGAAGTGCATGTGTAAGTTTCGAGATCGTCTGATTGGCAAATCCGTCAGGCACCAAGATCGAGGAACGACGCGGAGTCCCCTAGGGACGAAGGTCACGATTTCACACTGCCAAGAAAAGCCTCTAGTGAGGTGGAAGGTGCCAGTACCGTAAACCGACACAGGTAGGCGGGATGAGAATTCTAAGACGCGCGGGATAACTCTCGTTAAGGAACTCGGCAAAATGGTCCCGTAACTTCGGGAGAAGGGACGCTCTACATGAGTAGAGCCGCAGTGAATAGGCCCAAACGACTGTTTAGCAAAAACACAGGTCTCTGCTAAATCGCAAGATGACGTATAGGGGCTGACGCCTGCCCGGTGCTGGAAGGTTAAGGGGATGGGTTAGCGCAAGCGAAGCTTTGAACCGAAGCCCCAGTAAACGGCGGCCGTAACTATAACGGTC from the Exiguobacterium oxidotolerans JCM 12280 genome contains:
- a CDS encoding HD-GYP domain-containing protein encodes the protein MRIASERLIIGDRVTESVFLHTDIPIVEAGKKLGTDELRRLKRFLIKEIDIEERPEGLVEESQQEMVRLQEVSENPFEELVSSYNQVFTSWEQGFTPNTYEALKWVKNSMPDTVRREDILPFFLERGTEAYTVRHAIYRGALAQLLAEAVRKERKMIQDLWTASYFADYGLARIMEWRHTKRYEAMQQEIFHRHPAMAYQALQNDTVISDTVKRLIVQHHERLDGSGYPLKATGDKIMDHTRLFIVADVFAAMTSWRPYREAYTAYDAYVHLKTRPMQYDSKYVTLLGQLLLPIGIGDRVLMSNGKIATVVRKNIIFDRPVIVYDEHNQQVLKDLMEDRQLNIMKLMD